ACCAAGTGGCCAGTTCAGAGATCGTAGTACGATGAATGTCGGAAGCAGATAATGGTGAAATGTCAAAGCTGCTTGGCGACGTTTTCAGCAGGCGAGATCCACCCGCCGTTTCAACCAAATTCTCACCCGAAAAGCTCGAAAAGCTCGCCGCACTATTTGGATCAAAATCTGCAAAAGAAGGTTTGTCATCTGTCGCTCTTGATGACGCTTCTGGTGAAATTGTAGGCGCTGTTCTAGCACATGATTTCGGTCAGCCGCCGCCCGATTCGATTAGTGCGATGGATTTAGCTTCCGAGCCAGTCATCACGTTAATTGATGAGCTAGAAAGCGCGTTTTTGAATAGGCACAACATTCAGGCAAAGAAGTATCTTCATATTTTCATGATCGCTGTGCGTGACGATTTCTCGAGAAAGGGAATTGCTCAATACTTGCTGGATTCTTGTGTAAATCAGGCCAAGAGATCCGGCTACCAAATTGCTTTTGCGGAAGCGACAAACCGTTTCTCACAAAGCATTTTTTTGAAAGCGGGCTTCGACGGCGTTCATTCAATTGAATACGAAGACTTCGAGCTGGACGGACAACGGCCTTTTCTGGATATCAAGGACGAAGGTGCTTGTGTGCTAATGGAGCTCGATATTTCAGCTAAATTCTGATTGTCCGAAAGGCATAGAGCAAAGCAGTCTGCTTTGGGCTCAACTTGGTCATCTGAACATTTTTTTCAGATGACAGCTTATGAGCGGAAAGTAGACACATAAGGGTATGGCAGTGCGGGTTAAGGCCTGCCTCTGCCGTCCAAATACTCTTTATCAGGCTCTTTATATCCAGTTCCTTCATGGCTGCACACCCTCACAACAATGATTATGAAGAGTGCCATCAGGATTGCTCTGGCACTTGGGGTTTGGAGCAAATATTTCATTATTCATTTTTATTATTGCGTGAGTGACTTGGCAAAGAAGTCCCGTGCCTTTTCATTCAGCCCGCCAGTTGAGCTCAATTAACTGGCAGCAGGCCGCATTGGGAAGCGGTTCGGAGGAGGTCACTTGATTGGTTTTTGTTCCGAGCGCCAACAGTTCGTGAGCATCCGTGATTTTAGTTATCCGAATTTCAACGTAACAAACGACAACCACTCTGTAAATTTTACGACGTCAGAGTTAGTAGCGCGGTTTTACGAAGGCTTTGATGTTAAGAAGGAAATGACGCAGGATGAAACCTTCTATTCAAACGCCAAAGCAAAAAGACTTCTAAGTTTTGATCCTCAGCATGATTGGTGGGACTACCTGAAATCCTTGTTGCCGCATCTTAAAGAGTTCGCATTAAACTGCGTGTGCAATGCGACCAGAATCAAGCCTTGGATACGCCGTTTCTCGCAGCTACGAAATCCACAAGGTGAGGAACATAGTCGTTCGGTCCGTCACCCCCAGCGGCGAGCGCCATTGCAAAACTGTTTTTTGCGGCGTTTCCGATTGGATTGGACAACCCCACTTCATCTGCCATGGCTTCTAGGTAACGCAAGTCTTTTAGAGCATTGGATAGAGTGAATTTGTGGGACTCTCGATTGCCTTCAACGGCGTACCCCATGAAGGTTTGATAAAACCCGCAATCCATCCTGCTGCCACGAATGACAGAGTCGAATTCCTTGGTGGATATTCCGACTTTTTCGGACAGTGCCAACGCTTCCGAATAAAGCGCCGCGTATCCCAGTGAAAGAAAATTATTCAGAAGCTTCATTTTGTGCCCTGCAGCACATGGGCCGATGTGAACGATGGTCTTTGCCCAAGCTGAGATAACAGGCTTCAACCGCTCAAAAACAACAGGATCAGCGCCGACCATGGTCGCCAGCTCTCCGTTCTGTGCCTGCACGGGTGTCCCGCCCAACGGCGCGTCCGCCATATGGTGACCGGCCTGCGCTAACTTAGTCGCGAGTGCCATAGTGGAATTCGGGTCTGACGTGGAACAATCCACAACGACGCTACCGGCCTGAATGGTTGGCATCATGGCGGCCACGATTGCCTCGACCTGAGGAGAGCCGGGCGCACAAATATGGGTAACTGACGATACTGCCGCAAGCTCCGCGAGGTTTTCCGCCTCCGTCGCGCCCTCAGCGACCAACTCATCAACAGGCCCACGGTTTCGATGAGCAATCACGTTAACTGTGAAGCCGGCTTTTAACAGATTCGAGGCCATACCTTGACCCATCAAGCCAACACCAACAAATCCGATCGTTTCTTCGCTCATCGAGTTCTCCCTTTACCATTCACGGAGAGTCAGTGTGGACTAGTACAGAATGAAAAAGCAATGGCGGCTTAACTTTGCTTCGTAAACCAAGGCGCAGGACGCAGCGAATGAACGTTTCTAGTCCCTTTCGACAGATGCTTCGCTTGATCCAAATGTCTGCATTGGGCTCAAAGCCGTCATCCGACGGCATTAGCGATTAGACCGGTTTGTGGTTGCGAGCGGTCATTGGGGCCGCTCTCAGGATTGGTCCGACATCGGCCCTCCCAGTACTATTCAACGAGTTTTCAAGCTCAACTCCGAGATCCTACCGTCGCCTGACCCTATCTCGATTACGCTCCCGACGTTCGATGTTGATCCGGTGGTCGCGGCCCAATGCCCGGTAGAAGCCCGGTCCCTTGGACCAGTTCAGAAAGTGGGCAAAGCTGTCGACCTGATCATCGTTGCGTCCGCGTGGAAAGGACTGAAGCTCCCGTTTGAATACCGGCAGCCAGGATGCATCTGCAGGCAGATAAACCTTGCCCTCTTCGACAGGACCGCAAGCGGACTGGAACCGGGTTTCCTTGTCCTTGTCGGGTTTAATGCGTTCGTAGCGCCGACGGTCATCACGAAACAATTCGTCCAAAAGAGGTTTGCCGGAGGCCGCATCTTCGATCAGGACACGATCGGGATCCCAACGGCCGACAAGTTGCAGTGCCTTGGCTTTCAGGTCTGGGTAGTCTACCTGCCCGCGCCAGACGTCGATAAGATACCACGCATTTTCGCGGAACCCCCAGGTTGTACAGACAGAGAAATCAGACCGGGGGTCTGCCGACATGCCCGTATCCCAGCTCTGAACCACCAGTTGGAACCAGCGGCGATCTTCGATGGTCTCGTAGGTGCCAAACCACTCCCAGCGCAAGGGCGACCCGTCGGGAGCAATGGGGTTCTGCTGATACTGGCAATTGAACACGGCCGCGCCCATTTCGCGACGCTTGGTATCCAGCGTTTGCTGATCCAAACGGGACGGGCACAGGAGATCACCCGGTTTGCGGCGCATGACCCTTCCACGCCCAAGAGGAACCACCTCATGGCCTTCTGCGATGGCAGGCAGATTCAGATGCCGGTAGGTCCCGCGTTCGAGCAGATAACCCGGCGGATCCATCTCGTGCAACCGTTGCGCAACCATAACCACACGCCCTTCGGCCGGATTGTCGAAGCGCGACAACAAGGTCCCCTCAATGAACTCCTGCGCCTTGACCAGCTCGGCTTCGGAGCCGGCATCTCCGGCTCTCAGCAGGTCATCGATGATGATGTAATCGGCGCCATGACCGGTGACAGAACTTCCAATGGAGACAGCCTTACGGCTGCCTCCCTTTGTGGTGCGGATTTCTTCTGAGGTGTTGCCCTTTTTAGCCAAGACCGTTTCAGGGAACATTTCCCGGTACCAGCGCGCAGACATGATCCGACGACAATCTTCGGAATGTTTGCGCGCCAGATCCAACCCATAGCTGGCAACGATGATCTTGGCGCTGGGGTTATGACCGAGAAGATAAGCGACATATGCAACGGCCACGGTGACCGATTTCAGGCAACGTGGCGGGATGTTGATGATCAGTCGCTTGTTTTCGCCTCGACGGACATTGTCCAACTCATGGCACATGGCCCGCACATGCCAGGCCGGATCAAAGCTGCGGTCAGTTCCCTGGTGCAGCGTGCCAAACACACGCCACACGAAGGGAAAGATATTGTCTCGGCAAACCTCGCGAGCGGCTTGCACGATTTTTGGATCAGGAGTCGTCATCTTCCGCCTCCTCGTTTTCCAGATCACCGTCACCGTCCAGTTGGCTGGAAAAGAAATCCCGGAGGATGTCGTAGTCGACAGCGTCCGGCTCAACCGTACGGACGCTTTCTTGCGCGTCCAATTCACTTGCGTTGAACAGATCTGTGTCCAGCTTAAGCAGCGCCATCAACAATTTCGTGTCGCCCTTCAACGCGCCTGCCGTGAACCGCTTGGCAATTGCCTCAGCCTTGGAAATCCGGATTTCGTGGCTGCCTTCGCGAACCGTAATCTTGGTTTCCAATTCGCGTTTCAAGCCGGCATTCACCCCTTTGGCACCTTTCGGCCGCCCTTTCGGATTGCCGGATCGGCCTTTTTTGAACTGGGTCGCTTTGGGCGGCTTGCCGTAACCCACCTCGTAGTCTTTCGTATCGTCAGACATGACCCACCTCCTGTTCTGAAGTGGTATCGTTGGCCGCAGAACGCGCATCGAACGTCTCGCCTGTCACCGCGTGCACGGCGTTCTCACCAGTCATCTCCTGCCAACGGCGGATGGCGACATCGACATAGGCCGGGTCGAGCTCAATGAGCCGCGCCCGCCGCCCGGTTTTCTCTGCTGCCAGCAAGGTCGCCCCGGACCCGCCAAAGGCGTCCAGCACGACGTCGCCGCGGTGGCTCACATCCATGATGGCATCTGCAACCAGAGCTGTCGGCTTCACCGTGGGATGATCCGCGAGATCCGCCTCGCGCCCTGCCCCAAAGCTGTTCACACCGGTATAATCCCAGACATTGGTCCGGTTGCGCCCGTGCTTGCCCAATTCGACATTGTTGACATGCGCAGCACCTGGTTTCTTGAAGATCGCAACCAGCTCATGCTTGGAACGATAAAGGCTGCCCATCCCTCCGTTGGTTTTATTCCAGACGCAGAGATTGATGAGATCAAAGCCACCTGCCTTGCCCGCCGCAATCAACTCTTCGATATGACGCCAGTCCATGCAGATCATCGCAATACGCCCGTCTGGCAGACGGCCAAACAACTGGGTGATCACGCCTGAAAGAAAGCCGCGGAACTCGCTATCCGACATTTCTCCCGACGCCATGGCAAACTCGCGGTGTTCGGCGCTATTGCCGGACCGCACATGCCCATTGACCGGCACGTTGTAAGGCGGATCGGTGAAGACTATCTGCGGGGTCTCGCCTTCCAGCAAGGTGTCGTAGCTCTGGGTTTGAAGGGCGTCCCCGCAGAAAATGCGATGATCTCCGAGAACCCAGAGGTCGCCCGGCTCCGTGACTACGGGTGCCGCAGGGTCCGGCGTCTCAACAGTTTCCGCCACAGATTCCGTCACCTCACCGACGCTGTCGATAATGATGTCGATCTCCGGTGTTTCGAACCCTGTGATGTCCAGATCAAAATCCAGCTCGCCATCAAGGCTGAGATTCATCAGCTCGGCAAACTCAATCTGCAGAGCAGCTTCGTTCCAGTCGGACAATTCCGCCAGCTTGTTGTCCGCAATGCGCAGAGCGCGCACTTCCGCTTCTGACAAGTGATCCGCGACAACAGTCGGTACGGAATTCAACCCCAGGGCCTTGGCGGCCTCATAGCGACCATGACCCGCGATGATGGTACCTTCAGCATCCAACAGGATCGGAGTGACAAAGCCAAACTGGGCCACCGATGCCTTCAGTTTGTCGACATTCTTGGCCGCGTGCACGCGGTTGTTGTTGGCGTAGGGCTTGATCTGGCTGATCTGGGATTGGATAACTTTCTCCGCCATCCAGATAGGCGTATTGGACGCCTGGACGTCGCTGTGTGTGTTTTCAGCAGGCATAACCGCCTCCTTTTGCGTGACGCCGCGCGGACGTCGAGATGGAGGGATCGCGTTGGAAAATCGGAGAGAGCACAAATCGCAACTCCCCGGACCAATCGATCCGAGACGTTGCTCCTTTGAATGCTCTCGGCGGAAACCTGTGTTTCCAATGAGTGCTGCCTGCGGGAGCAGTTTCCCGCCCCGATAGTCCGGGCGATTAGGTCGAATGTAGGTGCCATCAATACGAGACGCAACCCCCCAAACTAAAAGTAACCAATTAAGATTGTTGACGAATAATCGGGGGTACGGCAGCGTCGCACTTCAAAACACACGCCTCCAGTAATCGTTTCAGAAAGAGCTGGACTGTTGCCGTCAACCACGCATCACTGAACCCACGCCCGAGCCATTCGGGCGCTCCTCGGTACCGGGGTTCGGCATCTCGCTGACCCAAGATCAGAGGAGACAGTTCATGTCCAAACGGAAGCAAACCAAAATTGACAAGGTTCAAGCTTTGTTGCGTCGCCCGAGCGGCGCCAGCCTTGAGGCGCTCTGCAAAGCAACGGGGTGGCAGCTTCATTCGGTCCGAGCGGCTCTAAGCGGCCTGCGGAAAAAAGGCGTCACAATTGAAAGGCGGACATCCGACAAACCAGATGGTTCTTCCACCTATCACCTGACGGTGGGAACAGGAGAAGAGTCATGACCAAGACTAGCGATGTTGCCGATCTGGCCGTCATGGGACGATCGGATCTGGTCACGCTTTGGCAGCAACTGTTTGATCAACCCGCCCCCGCCATGCTCAGCCAACCCTTCCTGCGCCGCTTTATCGCCTTTGAGATGCAGTCCCGCCGTCATGGCAGGCTACCCCGTCAAGTCAAAGCCACGCTGGAAAAGGGCTCTGGGAAGAAACCCCGGCCTACATGCCCTGCCCTAAAACCCGGCGGGCGCCTGCTACGCGAGTGGAATAGTGTGACCCATGTAGTCGACGTTACAGAAGACGGCTTCACTTGGAACGGTCGGTCCTATCGCTCACTCTCGGCCATCGCCCGAGAGATTTCCGGCGCGCATTGGTCGGGGCCGCGTTTCCTTGGGCTCACCGGCAAGGCCGCCAAATGAGCCCGCGCCGTAAAATCCGATGCGCCATCTACACGCGCAAGTCCTCAGAAGATGGTCTGGATCAGGACTTCAATTCGCTGGATGCGCAATATGAGGCCTGTGCGGCCTATGTCGCAAGCCAGCGACATGAAGGCTGGACCCTGCTGTCCGGGCGCTACGATGACGGTGGCCTGTCGGGCGGCACCCTAGAGCGCCCCGCCCTTCAGCGCCTTCTTGAAGAGATCGATGCCGGGCGTATTGACATGGTGGTGGTCTACAAGATTGACCGGCTGACCCGGTCGCTTGCCGACTTCTCTAAGCTGGTCGACCGGCTCGAACAGGCAAACTGTTCTTTTGTGTCCGTCACGCAGGCCTTCAATACCTCATCTTCCATGGGCCGGTTAACGCTGAATGTGCTGTTGTCCTTTGCTCAGTTTGAACGGGAAGTCACCGCCGAACGTATTCGCGACAAGATTGCAGCGTCGAAGAATAAGGGGCTTTGGATGGGTGGCAACCTGCCTCTGGGCTATGATCGCCACCCCGATCCGAAGGCAAGAACGCTGGTGGTGAATGAAGAGGAGGCCAGAACGGTCCGGCATCTCTTTGGGCTTTATGATGAGCTGGGTTGCCTGCGCAAAGTAGAAGAACGGGCAACGGCAGAAGGGCTGCGGTCAAAACGGGTTGTTCGGACAGATGGCAGTGTGAAGGGGGATTGTCCGCTGTCACGGGGTCAAATCTATTACCTGCTGCGCAATCCGGTCTATCTCGGAAAAATCCGCCACAAGGATAAGATCTGGGACGGACAACATCCGGCGATCATCGATCAGGACATCTGGGACCGGGTGCAGGAAAAAATGCGACAGGCCTCCAACCGCTCGCGGGCACGCGGCGACTCCGATGCGCGCCAACGCTCCACTGACCCCGGGGCCTGGCTCACCGGTCTGCTGTATGACGAAACTGGTGATCGGTTGACGCCGACCCACACCACGCGCAAAGGCCGACGGTTGCGCTACTATATCTCCAATCGACTGATCTCAGGTGGCAAGGATATCTCTGGCTGGCGACTGCCCGGCCCGGCGCTGGAACACGCCGTCATGGACGTCATCGTCAGACATTTGCAAGACGCCGCCGCGGCGCACCAAGTACTGGCGCAACCGGTGGCCGGGTCAGCCGAGCCAGTTCAGACTTCAGTTGCGGATTTAGTAACCCGGCTTCTAGGCCAAGGCTGTCAGATCGGCGCTGCTCTTCTGGCCAAAGGCAAACTTGCACGAGGACAGATCGACCTCGAATTTAACCACAAAACTCTGGCAAGCGCACTTGGCATCGCGGCCGATCATCTGCACCCGGATCTCACCCACGTCACCGCATCTTTCGATCTGCGCCGCCGCGGCGTCGAGGCCAAGGTCATCGCCGGAGACATGGCACCCCAACCTGATCCCCACCTCCGGTCCATGCTGATCCGCGCACATGGCTGGGCCCGTGATCTGAAGGCCGGAGTTCAACTGATGGAGATTGCCCGCCGCGAAAGCGTCCCTGACGCCTTCATCCGCACCCGTGCTCAGCTCGCCTTTCTCTCACCGAAGATTCAAACGGCGATTCTCGACGGGACCCAGCCGCCCGAACTCACACTCAAGCGTCTGGTCAGCGTGACCCACCCACTTGAATGGTCCGAACAGGAACGCCTGTTCGGCTTCTGACATCTCCAGATCCTGCGTCCCTGATACAGGGTTCGCCCTCCCTGATCCGTCGGCACAATTCCCTGTTCCCACGAGAAAATTCCCTGTTCCGCCTTTTAGGGAATTTGCAGCATAAACCTCTGAAAACATACAGTTCTGATAGAAGAAATGACGGAAATCAGTCCCGGTTTGCGAAAATTCCCTGTAAATTGCAGGTTATCAGGGAAATCCAGCCCAAAGCGACCCCACCAAAATGCGACACTGAGACTTGCGCCTGAATTGTCCTCTGAATGTACGGTTTGCTTCGTCTCTGATTGAAAGCGCATGCGCCAACGCGCGGGAATTGCGGCACAATTTCGGGTCAGAAAACACAACTGAAGTGAGACAGGTATGAGTGGCGGGGAGACAGGGATTCGAACCCTGGGGACGCTCTCACGCCCAACGGTTTTCAAGACCGCCGCATTCGACCACTCTGCCACCTCCCCGTCGGAAGCC
The genomic region above belongs to Ruegeria sp. HKCCD4315 and contains:
- a CDS encoding N-acetyltransferase, translating into MSEADNGEMSKLLGDVFSRRDPPAVSTKFSPEKLEKLAALFGSKSAKEGLSSVALDDASGEIVGAVLAHDFGQPPPDSISAMDLASEPVITLIDELESAFLNRHNIQAKKYLHIFMIAVRDDFSRKGIAQYLLDSCVNQAKRSGYQIAFAEATNRFSQSIFLKAGFDGVHSIEYEDFELDGQRPFLDIKDEGACVLMELDISAKF
- a CDS encoding NAD(P)-dependent oxidoreductase, coding for MSEETIGFVGVGLMGQGMASNLLKAGFTVNVIAHRNRGPVDELVAEGATEAENLAELAAVSSVTHICAPGSPQVEAIVAAMMPTIQAGSVVVDCSTSDPNSTMALATKLAQAGHHMADAPLGGTPVQAQNGELATMVGADPVVFERLKPVISAWAKTIVHIGPCAAGHKMKLLNNFLSLGYAALYSEALALSEKVGISTKEFDSVIRGSRMDCGFYQTFMGYAVEGNRESHKFTLSNALKDLRYLEAMADEVGLSNPIGNAAKNSFAMALAAGGDGPNDYVPHLVDFVAARNGVSKA
- the terL gene encoding phage terminase large subunit, yielding MTTPDPKIVQAAREVCRDNIFPFVWRVFGTLHQGTDRSFDPAWHVRAMCHELDNVRRGENKRLIINIPPRCLKSVTVAVAYVAYLLGHNPSAKIIVASYGLDLARKHSEDCRRIMSARWYREMFPETVLAKKGNTSEEIRTTKGGSRKAVSIGSSVTGHGADYIIIDDLLRAGDAGSEAELVKAQEFIEGTLLSRFDNPAEGRVVMVAQRLHEMDPPGYLLERGTYRHLNLPAIAEGHEVVPLGRGRVMRRKPGDLLCPSRLDQQTLDTKRREMGAAVFNCQYQQNPIAPDGSPLRWEWFGTYETIEDRRWFQLVVQSWDTGMSADPRSDFSVCTTWGFRENAWYLIDVWRGQVDYPDLKAKALQLVGRWDPDRVLIEDAASGKPLLDELFRDDRRRYERIKPDKDKETRFQSACGPVEEGKVYLPADASWLPVFKRELQSFPRGRNDDQVDSFAHFLNWSKGPGFYRALGRDHRINIERRERNRDRVRRR
- a CDS encoding DUF5681 domain-containing protein produces the protein MSDDTKDYEVGYGKPPKATQFKKGRSGNPKGRPKGAKGVNAGLKRELETKITVREGSHEIRISKAEAIAKRFTAGALKGDTKLLMALLKLDTDLFNASELDAQESVRTVEPDAVDYDILRDFFSSQLDGDGDLENEEAEDDDS
- a CDS encoding DNA methyltransferase, whose amino-acid sequence is MPAENTHSDVQASNTPIWMAEKVIQSQISQIKPYANNNRVHAAKNVDKLKASVAQFGFVTPILLDAEGTIIAGHGRYEAAKALGLNSVPTVVADHLSEAEVRALRIADNKLAELSDWNEAALQIEFAELMNLSLDGELDFDLDITGFETPEIDIIIDSVGEVTESVAETVETPDPAAPVVTEPGDLWVLGDHRIFCGDALQTQSYDTLLEGETPQIVFTDPPYNVPVNGHVRSGNSAEHREFAMASGEMSDSEFRGFLSGVITQLFGRLPDGRIAMICMDWRHIEELIAAGKAGGFDLINLCVWNKTNGGMGSLYRSKHELVAIFKKPGAAHVNNVELGKHGRNRTNVWDYTGVNSFGAGREADLADHPTVKPTALVADAIMDVSHRGDVVLDAFGGSGATLLAAEKTGRRARLIELDPAYVDVAIRRWQEMTGENAVHAVTGETFDARSAANDTTSEQEVGHV
- a CDS encoding DUF3489 domain-containing protein; the encoded protein is MSKRKQTKIDKVQALLRRPSGASLEALCKATGWQLHSVRAALSGLRKKGVTIERRTSDKPDGSSTYHLTVGTGEES
- a CDS encoding DUF2924 domain-containing protein; this encodes MTKTSDVADLAVMGRSDLVTLWQQLFDQPAPAMLSQPFLRRFIAFEMQSRRHGRLPRQVKATLEKGSGKKPRPTCPALKPGGRLLREWNSVTHVVDVTEDGFTWNGRSYRSLSAIAREISGAHWSGPRFLGLTGKAAK
- a CDS encoding recombinase family protein, which encodes MSPRRKIRCAIYTRKSSEDGLDQDFNSLDAQYEACAAYVASQRHEGWTLLSGRYDDGGLSGGTLERPALQRLLEEIDAGRIDMVVVYKIDRLTRSLADFSKLVDRLEQANCSFVSVTQAFNTSSSMGRLTLNVLLSFAQFEREVTAERIRDKIAASKNKGLWMGGNLPLGYDRHPDPKARTLVVNEEEARTVRHLFGLYDELGCLRKVEERATAEGLRSKRVVRTDGSVKGDCPLSRGQIYYLLRNPVYLGKIRHKDKIWDGQHPAIIDQDIWDRVQEKMRQASNRSRARGDSDARQRSTDPGAWLTGLLYDETGDRLTPTHTTRKGRRLRYYISNRLISGGKDISGWRLPGPALEHAVMDVIVRHLQDAAAAHQVLAQPVAGSAEPVQTSVADLVTRLLGQGCQIGAALLAKGKLARGQIDLEFNHKTLASALGIAADHLHPDLTHVTASFDLRRRGVEAKVIAGDMAPQPDPHLRSMLIRAHGWARDLKAGVQLMEIARRESVPDAFIRTRAQLAFLSPKIQTAILDGTQPPELTLKRLVSVTHPLEWSEQERLFGF